The sequence attacaaattttgtattgttcgatacatatgcgtaccgaaccgaaagcactgtatcgaacggttcaatatcgatacgaatatcgttgcacccctagtatatatgtatatgtgtcgttaaattcaattcattttatccTTTCATCTAGAGAGTCTAGAAGCTAGCTTTTATATTTGTCACTGAGTCGTAAAATTACTTTAGATTTTAGGACAACAATTAATCTTAATTAGTCTCATAATTGCCTCATTCTCAATTCTCATTTAATATTTCTAACGAGAAGCTTGTTTTCATCCATTTATGAGTCTGTATAGTCAGTACCCCTCAAAAATCTATTGGACTACATTTAGTATTTTTAGTATAattgttcattgtgaaacacGATTTAAAGCAATACCTCACAATATAATGAAATCTCACCTCACCATCACAGTATTACAAAACCATCTTAATTACTGCAGTGGAAAATATTTGCACTACattaatttggaaatatattgGAGATAATACTTTAAAGATATGGCCCCAATATTTTATCACTGCTGGTGAGATGTAAGACTTGCCTCTAGAAGGATTTGAGTAAAACCtgagaaaaaataatcaaagaggtaattaatttgatttaatcACTGGAAttacacaataacaacacaaaatattattttatcaaACTGGCTTTTGACAGTGGCAACAGAAAGTCAATCaatgcatatatacatatatatgtctCCATGAGCACGGCTGTTGAAATTGTACATAAAAACTGAATAGTCTATTCAGATAATGCATACTGGCCACAAGAAACCTGAGCAAAATCCTAAATGAGGCAGATATCAGCTGAGGTAAGTTCatgtaaaaatgttacattCAAAATGTTGACAAAAGCACCTTATTTAAAGTATGTATTAGTTACATTATAATGTGCCTTTTACAGACGTATTTTTAGTCAGTTTACACTAAGACAGACAACTTCATGCCATTTGGCAGTTTCAAGTTCCTGGTATGGTGCATGCTGTAACACTGTCTGGAGCATTTAAATATAACACACCATAATGCCATCAGTAACAtcagtgcttttcttttcagaaaTCAAAATGTCTTACACAGAATATAGCAGGGAAGAACTGGTATAGTGTTTTTCTCAGATTCATAAAGAAAAATTACTCAAGTTAGTAGGAGTGCTTTAAGCTTTCGGTCATAATGTGAAGAGACAACTAACATTTGTAAACTACAAAccaaatttaattaaatgcgATATCCAGAACCCATTGTTTGTTCATTGGTTTGGAAATATTAACATATATCCAGTCAGCCAGTTTCCCAAACACAGTCTGGTGCtcacaaaatgaataaaattttaaaaagaaagaaaagaacatcAGTGAAGGTCTTCACTGAGTAAAGAGTTTAATCACCAGGCTTAATTCAAGGTTGGGAAATTGAGCAAGTGTGTGTTGAGACCCACAAAACAAAGAACGAATTAAAGTTTTTATCTTTTGGCCTATTATTAGAACATGTTtattagcagcctgtcacaaaaacacaatgatGTCCCCACTTCTGTAGTAAAAAACACCAAAGatgacacagtttgacaggcatgaaTTTGCATTATAGTACCAGTGAGCTGATTTCCAAAGTGTTTTTAGAAGAAATCCACATCAGTCAGTGTGTAAAACAGGAGGCTCTTTCGTGGTttggggaaaataaaaaataaaataaattaataccTTAAAAATTTTGAAAAGTAAAGGTCGTatcaaatattaataaaatgccTTTAACATGAACCTTTCTAGAAACCCTAGTCCAGAAACATTTCAATGGAGAcatcttttaatttttcttgtAGTCTGGGACTAAAATTAATCCATGTCTCAAATCTGCTCAGAAATTTCCCTGACTTCTACTTTATCAGATCAAGTTAACTTGCTGGTTCATCTCTGCTTCTTGGATCAGCCCCAACAACAGATCTTGAATACTATACTAAATATAATCTTAACTGAATTCTTACGTAGTATTTAACATACACTGCACATGTAAAAGCTGCCGTTGTGACACACTGCCTATGTATTGTTAGTGGTTTCAGGCGCCTCTATTTTCGATCACCACGGAAAATTAGAAAAATTGTAAAGATCATGATGATAAAAGATAAAGGTAAATTTCCCTGCAGACAAATTACCCTTTTTAAAAGACTGGTTTACATGTGCAAATGCTGTCGTtttaaataagttaaaaatTTCATAAACTATTCTAAAATTTtgaattataatatgaaaaaaaaagaatacaggCGGCACAATGGATCCTGCAGTGCAGGCtcaatatttgtaatatttcaTGTGCCACGGCTACGACTGCATGCTTGCTTTCAGCTCCCGGAGAATGTCAGTGCCACTGCTCCAGGCAATGTTTTTAGCTCTTACAGAAAAGTTGCCCTCCTGACCTTCCAGTTTGGCTAGCAGCTTCTCCAGAGTGTATCCCTTTCTTGGCATCACAACATCACGGCCTCTCAGACAGGAAGTAGGGCAGAGATCATTCCCCCCATCCCCCGCATAAAAGATTTGCTCATACTCCACGCCGGCATCAGATTGCAGAGAAAGGTAAAGCTCCAGGACTTTTTTCTTGCAGAGGTTGACAGGGCATTGACCACAGGCGTGAGAATGATAGCACTGCACCTCAATGTGGCCCAACTCATTGAGCTTAGCTGGGTTGGTAAAAACCTTGTCAACAGCCGCCTGGAGTCCTGCAGCATGGAGAATCCATTCTATAAACAAGGTGTTGGAATCAGAGATGACTATGCAGTCAATGGCACTTTTATTCTCTGCTATAAATGTCAGCAACTCAGTCATTCCAGCTGTGAAGGGGATGGTCTCCATCACACTGCGAACCCTGTCTGGGCTCACCTTCTGCTCACCTGCGGGCATAGATTAGAAAATGTTGAAGGCAGATTTCAGGAagtagtaaaacaaaaacaaacagcatgacAGACTCACCTATGTAGTTCAGCACCCTGCCCATGTACTCAGTCCAGTAGCCTTTTCTGTACGAATTCTCCACAGAGCCAGGAAGTGTCTTATCAGGAAGGCACCTGACACAAGGAATATATAAATAAGAGAAATCAGGATAACTCAGCTATAGTGTTTCTCTAATGGTGTATTAAGGTCCTAGTATAAAACAGTAATTACAGAGTAGTAGCAGGAGCAGTGCAACAGAAAATCTTTGTCAAGATAATACATACAGATGACAAGAAACATGGAAAGAGCTGAAGTAAGACTTTCTTGACCTACCTGACCACCCAAGTGTCACTGTTGGCATCGACCACGGTGTggtcaaaatcaaacaccatcAGAATCTTCATTTGGCACCTTAAAAGCAAAATAGCACACAAAACTAACTAATAAATTAAGCAAGATAATAGTTATTTTTAAGCTCCACCCTTCTATTATTTCGTTTGGTAACGGATACTGCTCTCAACCGGTCTATTTACGTCTTATCAGCTCAAAACACAAGTAACTGAGCCCACACTTCCGCTTCTAAAAAATTACCCTTCCCATTAAAGCCGATCCTTACTTGACATGtcaaataacatttatttaacaatatttATTATTCCTTTCTCCATCAAAACTACGTTAAAACTAACGAACTTTTAAATGCcttattttttaaaggaagtGTGGTGTAAACTCGTCCCCTTACAAGTAAACAGCCCACGGGTAGAGctagtcagtcagtcagtcacagCGGTTCCTAACGTGCTGAAGACACGTGACTGGGATTACATAGCTTTCTGTAATAAACTGTAGTAAACTATACCCAAGataaatacacataaaacacataataataatgtaaaattTTGAGCAACTGCAAAATTACCGGTACGAGTCCTCCGTCAGGAATTCACCGATCTTCCTTATCTTCCTTCTCCTTATCTTGCTTTGCCGCAAAAAGTGGAACAAATCTCAGCTCATTACCGCCACCTGCAGCTTCTTTTGGATGTTGCGTTAAAACGTAGTAGTTCCTCTACTGCCAACAATGAGCACGTACTTTATAAGACATACCATTTTTCTACTTTAGGAAAGGTGTAGATCTTTCAACGTGCAACACTTTTGTGATAGTTTTTACTGATAAATaccgttttttttattcatatattcCACCATAGCACTAACAACAACCCATCAAACCAGACTTCCCATATTTGGCCTCCGGGTGGCAGTATCGCACAAGTGCACACACGAGAACGCAGAAGAAGAAAACGTCAGTTTATTTCCTGGTTGTATAGTCAGGAGAGTCCGTGCAGATTGTTTTTCCGTATCTTTAATTTAATCGATCGGTGTTTTTCCACCAACATGTTAAAAGGTTTAGGGACGTGGTTGGGTCTGGAGGGCCCGACCGTTACGGAGACGTCGGTTGACAAGGAAAAGCTGAATGTGGGGCAGGAAGAGAAGGTGGTAGAAGCACAAACCGAGgtaaacaaacagcagccagCTGACCAGGATGGAACACCAGAGGCGGAGCAGGAAAACTCGGAACAGTCCACAGGACTCGGCGGTGAGGAACAGCTCATATCTGGATGATTAACTCTTAATTAACTCTAAGCTACGTGCTCAAAGTTACTCAGCGTGACGTtagtctttctctctgtgttgaaCCCTGAAGGCTTTCCTGTTCATCTTTTTTGTATGTTCTTCACTCCCAGCAAGAGCAAATATGACTGCAGGAGAATCTGTTCTCTCATATATGTATCTTTTATTGCAGTGGCAATGGTTTTATTAACAGACTCTTTCTCCATTTGAAGGTTACatcttcagttttgcttccagTGCCACCAAGAAAATCTCTGATTCAATGGTGGAGACTGCCCAGACCATCAAGAAGACAGTGGAAGAAGGAAAAATTGATGGCATCATAGACAAGGCATGTTGCTCTCAGATTCTTTTTGACTggtttttcagattttaaaaacGGCGTGGGGTTCATCTGTGCATTTGTGGGTTTGTAGGTCAGTTTTCTGTATTTGCTTTCCCCGAACTGGCACACAAAGCTGGTTATCAGTTCGCTAATTTAACCCAGGGTTTCTCCTAGAACTCTGAAACCTAAGATTACTGTCTGGCAGTCTAATAAGAATTTGAGCATAACCTTCTCccagcagttttatttttgatattctCAGCTGCAAACTTTAAAGGTTTGAGAGtaaaggtttgtttgttttttttattcaaatattggCTTAGTCTACATAAGTTTCATATGAGTTCAGCAAGTACACTGTCGGTGTCCTATTTTAGGATCAGATATTAATACTTATAGTTTGTTTATTAAAACCAAAAGAATAAAGTTGTGTCTAGAAATCTATAGTATTTATTTCTGATTCTTATTAGGAAAACAAAGACAGTAGACGCTATagaagaaaactttagactCCTGTTTATGCACAGAAGTTTGAGGGATCTTCCAGGAATAGTGATGCTATTTTCTGGAGAATTGATTAATTAGTAGGCAGTGAGTTCATATCTGCTGATCTCTATTCTGGATCTTAACTTGCTCCAGATAGCGATTTACCCCGAGTAAGAAGTGAACCACCTTCAAAGTACAGAAAACCCAGGGGTTAAGCCTGAGCTTACCTGGATAAGCagtattgtattattattaagtagCATTGGCCTCTGGACTTAAAGGTTTGATTATACACATAAGCGCACTGTGCTGTATATAGTCTACACACCCTCTTCTTATTTTTGGCAGTTTGATCAATAAAAAATATCAGGGGCAAATAAAGCTTCCATAGATTaaacattacttaaaaaaaatttcaaagtATTTTTAAGTCTAAAAGTGTTAAAGTTTAAAATTTGTATCaaagtttccagattttttcaTATGCAAGTAAAATCCTGGATTTTATCATAACTTTTTCAGGACTTCCTGCTTTGTTAACACTTTCCATTTATGCATCAGCTTTTCCAAtctatttatttgtgtgtgtgtgtgtgtgtgtgtgtgtgtgtgtgtgtgtgtgtgtgtgtgtgtgtgtgtgtgtgtgtgtgtgtgtgtgtgtagacattTTTAGGGGACTTCCAAAAAGAGCAGGAGAAATTTGTCCAGGAGAAGAAGGCCAAGAAATCAGGTAAACCAGACTTTAAAGCATGAACGTTATTTACTGATGACCTCAAATGATTCGTACAGTCACCACATACGCTGATTACACACCTTTGGGATTACagtgacaaatctgcagcagctgtgtggtgctatcatgtcaatatggatcaAAATCGCTGCATGATATTTCCAGAATTTTATTGAATCTGAGCAATGAAGAATTAAACTGGTGCTACAAGGTGAATGAAGTGTAGTCATAATGTTTTCCAAAGTCAATTATTGAACCactatgaaaataaatatatcaatcAAAAGTTCAAATATTAATTTCTGAAAGCAAGACTTACACTTTGAAATTGACACACTTTGTTTAAAATTGGAGTCTTGTGAGACCTGACTGGGATAAACTGTgtaatctttatttttacattgcGCCTGAGGGGCAGCAGAAATGATATTATCACGATTTTATCAGCATACGTCACTTACTGGCCAAGCAGCTTCTATTTACAGAGAGCCAGGTTTGTACATGTGTGCATCTCAGAGATAAGGATTGGAACTGATGGTACatgactgaatgtgtgtgtgcacacatgctCTGATGTTTGTGTAGAAGCAGCAGTGCCACCCTGGGTCGGCTACAATGAAGAGGAGACAATCCAGCAACAGATTCTCGCTCTGTCCGCTGTAAGCAAAGACATCATGCACAGTATATAGTACAAATGTATGAATGGGTAGCTATTTTTGTGGCTACTGTTTTACTTATTTAAATTTATAAATTATGCTTTGAGTAGAAACTGAGCTGTTTGGTTGCTGATTCTAGGACAAGAGGAACTTCCTCCGCGACCCTCCCGCTGGTGTTCAGTTCCACTTTGACATGGAGCAGATGTATCCTTTAGCTGCAGTCATGCTGGAAGAAGATGAGCTCCTCAATCGCATGCGCTTTGACCTGGTTCCTAAACAGTCAGTGCTCCtcaaacatttgtgtgtgtgtgtgtgtgtgtgtgtgtgtgtgtgtgtgtgtgtgtgtgtgtgtgtgtgtgtgtgtgtgtgtgtgtgtgcgcgcgcacaaATGTACCTGTTTTTGCCTCCATTTATAGCAGAGTCAACCTAAAactgatatttaaaaatggatggtgacatgtttgtgtttgacagtgtgaaggaggagatgTTTTGGCGGAACTATTTCTACCGGGTGTCTCTGATCAAGCAGTCGGCTCAGCTCACAGCCCTGGCAGCCCAGCAGCAGCGGAACGATAGTGTGGACAAAGGGGCCAGTGTTTCACCTGAAGACATCGTCCTAACAGGTCTGAATTTTTAGCTCTGCTAGAGAGGTAGAGATCACCAAGAAAACTTTGTGGTATCACAGCTGCAGGAAGGCAGGCGGATTTACAACCCCAATTCCACAgtggaaaaattaaaatgtagtgATTTGAAAATCTCTTTTCAAAATCTTTGATCATGGCTTTATAAAGGTGGTTTATACAGTCAAAGACCTTCACAGTCCTGCAACTTGGGCtgtgttattttacagttttcagGCATCTAAACACCATGTAAGAAAGAAAGGGGCACAGCTCTCTCTTAAAGTTGGAAAGATatcagtttaaaatgtaaaagcagaTACTGTGAAAGGAGCTAAAagctatatttattttgttctctAGGAAAAGTTGGCAGATGGTCTGAGAATTCAAGAGTACTTGTACAATAAAGATTACTCAGTCAGATCTTTTGTGGTCTAGAGCCACAGAGAGCTTTATATCCAAACAGCAGTACTTTAAATTGTTCTCTGACACACTGGAATCGATGGCAGAAATTGCTGCCATGTGTTCTTTTCTTGGGCTTTATTGATACTCTGGCAACAGCATTCAGAATAAAAGGAAGGTGTCTATTTGATGTGAAATAATAATGAAGGAAATGGAAAAACCCAATCATCTTAATGCATCGCTGAAATCTCTTTTCCTCCCTTATTTAAATGGGCACATACAGTGTTTGTTAAGACTGATGTGGAATTTATTGTCCTTGTCTGTTTGAGTAGCTCATTGgctatagagagagagaaattgtAATCCAGCAAACACAAAGGCTTTCAGTAGCGCTGAGAGCAGTTGTCCAAAAAGCCAAGAACAAGTTACCCAACAGTGATGGTTTATGTAGATAGAATGCTGATTGGTTGATAAGCTAAAGGAACCAGGAAAAGGATGATCACCAGGAAGAGGCATGTTATGTAATGAAGGCTTCCTCTCTAAGCTAAAGGATCAAAACCGGTGGAAACATAAAGAGCAGCCCACATTACCAGTTGTTCCATATATTTTTAACACTACCCCCAAGTCACAGTACTTTGCTACAATGTATAAAATGGAGCTAAATACTGTTTTAGTACGGTTTGGGAAGCACCTGTGGACTGTTTGGGAAGCACTTGTGGACTGTTTGGGAAGCTCTGTGGACTGTTTGGGAAGCACCTGTGGACTGTTTGGGAAGCACCTGTGGACTGTTTGGGAAGCTCTGTGGACTGTTTGGGAAGCACCTGTGGACTGTTTGGGAAGCACTTTTGGACTTCCAACACAATATCTGAATGTCTGATTCAATTGTTTAATTAGGGAAAGAAATCtgtcttttttaattattcaatataaacatgtaaaacgtcatttcttttttattttctgcttggTTGAACTGGTAAACAAattagatattttatttaagGACTGAAAGGTAAAGAAGTCATATCATATAGTATTATAGAGTTACCTAAATGGATCATGCGGCATCCATGGTAAAAGCTAATAAGGTTTGTGCTCATATTTTGATAAATGACCTCAGACACCATCCAAAGGTCAGAGGTTAAAGAGTAAGTCCATTGTAATATCAATGTGTTATTTCTTTGTAGACAATGTCAGACCAAAAACGCCGCCAGTTTCCATCAGTGACATACAGAAGGTAAAAGCACTGCACACGTTGAACTT comes from Astatotilapia calliptera chromosome 1, fAstCal1.2, whole genome shotgun sequence and encodes:
- the phospho2 gene encoding pyridoxal phosphate phosphatase PHOSPHO2, whose protein sequence is MKILMVFDFDHTVVDANSDTWVVRCLPDKTLPGSVENSYRKGYWTEYMGRVLNYIGEQKVSPDRVRSVMETIPFTAGMTELLTFIAENKSAIDCIVISDSNTLFIEWILHAAGLQAAVDKVFTNPAKLNELGHIEVQCYHSHACGQCPVNLCKKKVLELYLSLQSDAGVEYEQIFYAGDGGNDLCPTSCLRGRDVVMPRKGYTLEKLLAKLEGQEGNFSVRAKNIAWSSGTDILRELKASMQS
- the syap1 gene encoding synapse-associated protein 1, with protein sequence MLKGLGTWLGLEGPTVTETSVDKEKLNVGQEEKVVEAQTEVNKQQPADQDGTPEAEQENSEQSTGLGGYIFSFASSATKKISDSMVETAQTIKKTVEEGKIDGIIDKTFLGDFQKEQEKFVQEKKAKKSEAAVPPWVGYNEEETIQQQILALSADKRNFLRDPPAGVQFHFDMEQMYPLAAVMLEEDELLNRMRFDLVPKHVKEEMFWRNYFYRVSLIKQSAQLTALAAQQQRNDSVDKGASVSPEDIVLTDNVRPKTPPVSISDIQKPTHEEDEEISTSPGVSEFVSDAFDSTAINQEDLRKEMEQLVLDKKDSPSPDDESADWEKELQQELQEYEVVTESGNKDDQWDQEIEKMLQSDDS